The window AGCCGATGGCGGACCGGAGGGCCAGGTACTCGTTGGCGGGAGCCTGACCCACGAGACCGGCGGGAAGGGCGACCAGGAGGCCAGCCAGAGCCAACGCAGCGGCGGCCCGGCGTGGGTGCGGTGGAGACACGGGGGGATCTCGTGCGAGGGGAGCGAGGTGGGCGCAGCCCATCCGCAAGCAGGGAACATGCCCCGGCTGCGGTGCTGTGGAAACCCCGCTACGGTCACGGCTCCGGTACGGAGCCGCTGCCGCAGCGCCACAGATCGCTCAGCTTTCCCGCAGCACCTGTGTCAGCGCCGCCACGTCCTCGGCGTCGTTGTAGACGTGGGGTGAGATGCGCAGCGCGCTGCCCCGACGCGAGACGTACACGCCGGCGCGGGACAGGGTGGACGTCACTCCGTCCAGGTCCACCCCGGCGGGAGCACGCAGCCCGAAGAGGTGCTCGCCCCGCCAGGCCCTGTCCTCCACCGCCCAGCCACGCTCCTCCGCCACCGCGAGCAGCTCGCGCGTGAGCGAGGCGCAGTAGTCCTGGATGCGCTCGGGCGTCCACTCCAGGACCAGGTCGAGCGCCGCCGACAGCATCGGCACCAGGATGAAGTTGCTGCGCTCGCCCACATCGTAGCGGACGGCCCCGGGCGCGTAGTCGTCCACGTAGTCCACGAGGCCGGAGAAGTTCTCGCTGCCTTTGCGCGCGATCCACGTCTCCTCGAGCGGCTGTCCGCCGTCGAAGCGAGGCCCGTACCACGCCAGCCCGGTGGAGTAGGGCCCCATGAGCCACTTGTACCCGGCCGCGATCACCGCGTCGGGGCGGATGCGCTCCACATCGAAGGGCAGCGCACCGATGGACTGCGTGCCATCGAGGATGAACGCGGCGCCGACGTCGCGGGCGCGGGCACCGATGGCGTCGAGGTCGAAGCGGGTGCCGTCGGTCCAGTGCACGGTGCCCATGGCCACCACGGCGGTGTTCGCATCGATGGCGTCCAGCGAGCGGGCCGTCCACTCCGGCCCGCGCGGTCCCGTGGCCGCGG of the Gemmatimonadota bacterium genome contains:
- a CDS encoding aminotransferase class V-fold PLP-dependent enzyme, with protein sequence MTSPPMTTETASAALSCQRAQFRLPRDVHWLNCAYLSPLARSVEETGVHAIGRKAVPTEIGPEDFFRDSTRLRQRFARLIHAPDAERVAILPSVSYGVATCARNVDLGSGRNVVVMHEQFPGNVYSWRSLCQRHGAELRVVRPAATGPRGPEWTARSLDAIDANTAVVAMGTVHWTDGTRFDLDAIGARARDVGAAFILDGTQSIGALPFDVERIRPDAVIAAGYKWLMGPYSTGLAWYGPRFDGGQPLEETWIARKGSENFSGLVDYVDDYAPGAVRYDVGERSNFILVPMLSAALDLVLEWTPERIQDYCASLTRELLAVAEERGWAVEDRAWRGEHLFGLRAPAGVDLDGVTSTLSRAGVYVSRRGSALRISPHVYNDAEDVAALTQVLRES